The proteins below come from a single Aquarana catesbeiana isolate 2022-GZ linkage group LG12, ASM4218655v1, whole genome shotgun sequence genomic window:
- the SMIM36 gene encoding small integral membrane protein 36, which produces MDFYLEIDPVTLNLIILVASYVILLLVFLVSCVLYDCRGRDPSKEYAPETMPENRSPIRLVVMQQSATWSKAYQNKPDVLEKKITVV; this is translated from the coding sequence ATGGATTTTTACTTGGAAATTGACCCCGTGACTTTGAACTTAATTATCCTGGTAGCTAGTTATGTCATCCTTCTGCTGGTCTTTCTGGTGTCTTGTGTGCTTTATGACTGTCGGGGCAGGGACCCCAGTAAGGAGTATGCCCCAGAGACCATGCCGGAGAACCGTTCTCCCATCCGCTTGGTGGTAATGCAGCAAAGTGCTACATGGAGCAAGGCCTATCAGAACAAACCCGATGTTCTAGAGAAGAAAATTACAGTTGTCTAA